The Sphingobacterium bambusae genome includes a window with the following:
- a CDS encoding HlyD family secretion protein yields MLEEDLHSEDLQDIIAKTPSWLLSRGISLIFVTIVMLVGATAFIRYPEIVTVDMKFTTPVSPKKIVNPIDGNLLSILVDDGTIVQQGQEVAFIESTADHLQVLSLLTALHKMRENDPKSIDLEKIISPSELKLGELQGSYQSFYMAYLNYLAAAEKGIYSTRKRSIQDEVEIIRQQDERSKQVLELQQKELDIAIEEYERYKTLAQKKIISPQELQEKEVVLLSKRQSIPQMESNLLMIQNSLLSKDRELAEINNHVFEALQKFTQAFNSFVSEAATWKRQHVLSAPIAGKLVYGGFLQENLYVKAGEELFYINPNLDEYYGEVFIPQINSSKIKVGQEVLIKVRSYPYQEYGYLHGNVSFISDIPIRDSVFFSKIAINRTAQDSIILLKPGIMADADIITEDLSIMKRIWMNLQKSIKY; encoded by the coding sequence ATGTTAGAGGAAGATTTACACTCAGAAGACCTTCAAGATATAATTGCTAAAACTCCATCATGGTTATTATCACGTGGTATCTCCCTAATTTTTGTTACCATAGTAATGCTTGTCGGCGCTACTGCTTTCATACGTTATCCTGAGATTGTGACAGTAGATATGAAGTTTACAACTCCCGTTTCGCCCAAAAAAATTGTAAATCCAATTGACGGCAATTTGCTTAGTATTTTAGTGGATGACGGAACAATAGTTCAACAAGGGCAGGAAGTAGCTTTCATTGAAAGTACAGCTGATCACCTGCAAGTATTGTCTTTATTGACGGCTTTGCACAAAATGCGAGAGAATGATCCAAAATCTATTGATCTAGAGAAAATTATTTCTCCCAGTGAGTTGAAGCTTGGTGAGCTACAGGGAAGCTACCAATCTTTTTACATGGCTTATTTAAATTACCTAGCTGCTGCTGAAAAAGGTATTTATTCGACACGTAAAAGATCTATACAAGACGAAGTCGAAATCATTAGGCAGCAGGATGAACGATCTAAGCAGGTTTTAGAACTGCAGCAGAAAGAATTGGATATCGCCATTGAAGAATACGAGCGATACAAAACATTGGCACAGAAAAAAATTATTAGCCCACAAGAGCTTCAAGAAAAAGAGGTTGTACTTTTATCTAAACGTCAAAGTATTCCGCAAATGGAGAGTAATCTTCTCATGATTCAAAATAGTCTGTTGAGTAAGGATAGGGAGTTGGCAGAGATTAATAATCACGTATTTGAAGCGCTGCAGAAATTTACTCAAGCTTTTAATAGTTTTGTTAGTGAGGCAGCTACATGGAAGCGTCAACATGTGCTGTCTGCACCTATTGCTGGAAAATTGGTATATGGAGGTTTTCTACAAGAGAATCTGTATGTGAAAGCGGGTGAGGAGTTGTTTTATATTAATCCGAATCTTGATGAGTATTATGGTGAAGTATTTATTCCACAGATAAACTCTTCGAAGATCAAGGTTGGTCAAGAGGTACTAATAAAAGTTCGGAGTTATCCATATCAAGAATATGGCTATCTACATGGAAATGTTTCATTTATTAGTGATATCCCAATTCGCGATAGTGTTTTTTTTTCCAAAATAGCAATTAATCGTACTGCGCAAGATTCAATTATCTTATTAAAACCCGGTATTATGGCAGACGCCGACATCATAACAGAGGATTTGTCAATTATGAAAAGAATTTGGATGAATTTGCAGAAGTCGATAAAATACTGA
- a CDS encoding RagB/SusD family nutrient uptake outer membrane protein, with protein sequence MKKIIYSLLTLAFLSSCEGIDFDDPTTLTNEEAVEKIKSLGYVLTTSSVQTAFKSTTNNAGGSHFSLWADQSTNTNGSQSWWNFANEPRLRLNNNSAYRGNAAVREIYSNFYQANLDATKVIDLIEVQGVTIYDEQGADRTADCLVGAYYAKGIAQGYLGVIFDRGIIVDAVDITQREFPHSYKQLIDNGIAHLDRTLELIEATPNLKFDFLTGVSISKTELVSLTNAMAARILSSVARDKAEAEALGEAFWQRVLSYANKGFTQDFMITTVVGGYYNALVDVLERPYGTASYVPLDIKVAYLADKNRTTPNYYPLNNSTILGPIETDDKRFYQYFTYTSNFGILLEARGRGLFSNYMRSRWMYPRLSTLNVAGAVNPYFLAEEVRLLRAEAKFWLKDYTSAAAELNTTTAARKAKGGLPDILATQDALRAGLHYEYTIEIDAAGGTFVPFSFMRRHDLLQGGTPTQFPIPQIQLELIGLETYTFGGKDYFGETGIYGERATAADVGWKRSQ encoded by the coding sequence ATGAAAAAAATAATATATAGTTTGCTTACGCTGGCATTTTTGTCCTCCTGCGAGGGTATTGACTTTGATGACCCAACGACCTTGACTAATGAAGAGGCCGTAGAAAAAATTAAGAGTCTGGGGTATGTGCTAACGACCAGCAGCGTACAGACGGCTTTCAAGAGTACCACAAACAATGCTGGAGGATCGCATTTTAGCCTTTGGGCAGATCAATCTACAAATACCAATGGAAGCCAGTCTTGGTGGAATTTTGCAAACGAACCCAGGCTTAGGCTTAACAACAACTCGGCTTATCGCGGAAATGCCGCCGTCAGGGAGATCTATTCCAATTTCTATCAGGCAAATTTGGATGCAACCAAGGTTATTGATCTGATTGAAGTGCAGGGAGTAACGATTTATGATGAACAGGGTGCGGACCGTACGGCCGATTGCCTGGTTGGAGCCTACTATGCCAAAGGCATCGCTCAGGGTTACTTGGGCGTCATCTTTGATCGGGGGATCATTGTTGATGCGGTGGACATCACCCAACGGGAATTTCCGCATTCCTACAAGCAGCTAATCGATAACGGAATTGCCCATCTAGATAGGACCTTGGAGCTGATTGAGGCCACGCCTAATTTAAAGTTCGATTTTCTTACTGGAGTTAGCATTTCAAAAACGGAACTGGTTTCGCTGACCAATGCGATGGCTGCGCGTATCTTGTCATCCGTGGCGCGGGACAAAGCGGAAGCTGAAGCATTGGGCGAAGCTTTTTGGCAGCGCGTGTTGAGCTATGCAAATAAGGGGTTTACCCAAGACTTTATGATTACGACGGTTGTCGGCGGCTACTACAATGCCCTAGTCGATGTATTGGAGCGCCCTTACGGAACGGCTTCTTATGTTCCGCTGGATATCAAGGTCGCGTACCTAGCGGACAAAAATAGAACGACACCTAATTACTACCCCCTAAACAATAGTACGATTCTCGGACCTATCGAGACGGACGACAAACGGTTCTATCAATATTTTACCTACACAAGCAACTTTGGAATTCTACTAGAAGCACGCGGACGTGGATTGTTCAGCAATTATATGCGATCGCGTTGGATGTATCCTCGCTTGAGCACTTTAAATGTTGCTGGCGCAGTAAATCCTTACTTTCTAGCTGAAGAGGTGCGCTTGCTGCGCGCGGAAGCGAAATTTTGGTTAAAAGATTACACTTCTGCCGCGGCGGAGCTCAACACGACAACAGCTGCAAGAAAAGCTAAAGGCGGCTTACCGGATATTCTTGCAACGCAAGATGCTCTCAGAGCAGGATTGCATTACGAATATACTATAGAGATCGATGCCGCTGGCGGAACGTTTGTTCCCTTTTCATTTATGCGAAGGCATGATCTATTGCAGGGCGGCACACCTACGCAATTCCCAATTCCACAGATTCAACTGGAGCTGATTGGGCTGGAAACATACACCTTCGGCGGTAAAGATTATTTCGGAGAAACCGGGATTTACGGTGAACGCGCTACGGCAGCAGATGTTGGCTGGAAACGTTCGCAGTAG
- a CDS encoding TlpA disulfide reductase family protein, with protein MKKKNLLLISTSLFAAISSYAQHKANLQLTGTVKGADAKKIYLQQYDNKIFKIIDSATIERGKFNFKTLVELPELYGLSIARDGNPYPVFLEQGHVQVSVSEDGSAYSVQGSKAQAYFEKLRENSRGLSAEEFIAKDPSSIVSAYALFRNYSYSLSPEEITRHIALLSPALQQTQYVRILRDLVEKQTAVAPGKKAIDFFSKDQDGKEVRFFDHLGKGYVLLDFWAAWCPPCRKENPNIVAAYKQYKDQGFSVFGVSLDKEKSAWLKAINDDGLHWTQVSDLAFWDTQAAALYGVRFIPSNLLVAPDGTIVAKNIKGEDLQRKLAEIYGQGEKP; from the coding sequence ATGAAAAAGAAGAATCTACTCCTTATTTCCACTTCGCTGTTTGCTGCAATCAGCAGCTACGCGCAGCATAAAGCTAATCTGCAACTTACCGGCACGGTGAAAGGTGCAGATGCCAAGAAGATCTATCTGCAGCAGTACGATAACAAAATTTTTAAAATCATTGACTCTGCAACGATTGAGCGTGGTAAATTTAATTTTAAAACCCTCGTGGAATTGCCCGAACTCTACGGTCTGAGCATTGCTAGAGATGGCAATCCTTATCCCGTTTTCTTAGAGCAGGGACATGTGCAGGTCAGTGTCAGCGAGGATGGTTCTGCATATAGCGTACAGGGTTCTAAAGCGCAGGCCTATTTCGAAAAGCTTCGGGAAAACAGTAGGGGACTTAGTGCTGAGGAATTTATAGCCAAGGATCCTAGCTCCATTGTTTCAGCATATGCACTGTTTCGAAATTATTCCTATTCGCTATCTCCAGAGGAAATCACGCGTCATATTGCCTTGCTCTCACCCGCATTGCAGCAGACACAGTATGTGCGAATATTGCGCGATCTGGTAGAGAAGCAAACTGCCGTAGCACCGGGAAAAAAGGCAATTGACTTTTTCTCCAAAGACCAGGATGGAAAGGAAGTCCGTTTTTTTGACCACTTGGGAAAGGGCTATGTGTTACTGGATTTTTGGGCCGCTTGGTGCCCGCCGTGCCGAAAGGAGAACCCCAATATTGTGGCTGCCTACAAGCAATATAAAGACCAGGGATTTTCGGTGTTCGGTGTTTCCTTGGATAAGGAAAAGTCGGCCTGGCTGAAAGCCATAAACGACGATGGGCTTCACTGGACGCAGGTTTCGGATTTGGCATTTTGGGATACCCAAGCGGCGGCCCTTTACGGTGTTCGTTTTATACCCAGCAATCTTTTGGTCGCCCCCGATGGAACGATCGTAGCCAAAAATATAAAAGGGGAAGATCTGCAACGTAAGCTAGCCGAGATCTATGGACAGGGCGAGAAACCCTAG
- a CDS encoding nitroreductase family protein, which produces MALLNDLHWRYATKKMNGQVVPQDKLDYILEAARLAPSSSGLQQYKLIVISDRALLEKIRTIAYNQSQITECSHLLIWAAWDGYNEDRISERFNEMMDLRGLPHGTMDAYKNTILELYKNAGPDWQAHHAAKQSYISFGLAIAAAAEQKVDATPMEGFLADQLDELLSLRKDGYRSTVILPLGYREEAGDWLVNMKKFRLSKDEFITEMTLADAADIKGTVSLDLNDFAQK; this is translated from the coding sequence ATGGCTTTATTAAATGATTTACATTGGCGTTATGCCACAAAGAAAATGAATGGACAGGTCGTTCCCCAAGATAAACTGGATTACATTTTGGAAGCTGCAAGATTGGCACCTTCTTCTTCGGGATTGCAACAGTATAAATTGATCGTAATCTCCGACAGAGCACTGCTTGAAAAGATAAGGACGATTGCTTATAACCAAAGTCAGATTACCGAATGCTCGCATCTGCTGATCTGGGCTGCTTGGGATGGCTATAACGAGGATCGCATCTCGGAACGATTTAATGAGATGATGGATCTGCGGGGATTGCCTCACGGCACGATGGATGCCTATAAAAATACGATCTTGGAGCTCTATAAAAATGCAGGGCCCGATTGGCAGGCACATCATGCTGCAAAGCAGAGCTATATTTCTTTTGGATTAGCCATCGCCGCCGCCGCAGAGCAGAAGGTTGATGCGACGCCGATGGAGGGTTTTCTTGCCGATCAGCTGGATGAGCTGCTGAGTCTTCGTAAAGATGGGTATCGTAGCACGGTTATTTTGCCGCTTGGTTACCGAGAGGAGGCCGGTGACTGGCTTGTGAATATGAAAAAGTTTCGCTTATCCAAGGATGAATTTATAACGGAGATGACGCTCGCTGATGCGGCAGATATCAAAGGTACTGTTTCGCTGGATCTTAATGACTTTGCCCAAAAGTAG
- a CDS encoding glycosyltransferase → MADVPISGNIFFSFFLAMNYKSKIMNDIIQGLWIGSKLSEIERLCISSFLKNGHTFHLYTYEEIENVPEGAVLIDANSIISKDLMFLDSHSTWAAFSDWFRYKLLYQNGGWWSDLDVVCVKKLNFRAQYVFASEKVNSHGEENIITTCLIKSPSGADYLKELLAYIESSDFKDVEWGTLGPNLFNYVVQQYASKKYIKSPNLFCPISWYETDLLFSAQPDYDIEKSFTVHLWNEIWRRKGIDKNAQYDSLCVLEKLKSRYL, encoded by the coding sequence ATGGCAGACGTTCCGATAAGCGGAAACATATTTTTTAGTTTTTTTCTTGCAATGAATTATAAATCAAAGATTATGAATGATATTATACAGGGGTTATGGATTGGGTCTAAATTGTCAGAAATTGAAAGACTGTGTATATCCTCTTTTTTAAAAAATGGACATACCTTCCATCTGTACACTTATGAGGAAATCGAAAATGTACCTGAAGGTGCGGTTCTAATAGATGCAAATTCAATCATTTCAAAGGATCTCATGTTTTTAGATAGCCACAGTACTTGGGCAGCATTTTCAGATTGGTTCAGATATAAGTTACTATACCAAAACGGAGGATGGTGGTCAGATTTGGATGTAGTTTGTGTTAAAAAACTAAATTTTAGAGCGCAATATGTGTTTGCTAGCGAGAAGGTAAACTCACACGGTGAAGAGAATATAATAACTACATGTTTGATAAAATCCCCCAGCGGAGCTGATTACTTGAAAGAATTATTGGCCTATATAGAGTCATCAGACTTTAAAGATGTTGAATGGGGGACATTAGGGCCGAATCTATTTAATTATGTAGTTCAGCAATATGCATCAAAAAAATATATTAAAAGCCCCAATTTGTTCTGCCCCATAAGTTGGTACGAAACGGATTTACTTTTTTCAGCTCAGCCAGATTATGACATAGAGAAAAGTTTTACCGTGCATCTTTGGAACGAGATATGGAGAAGGAAAGGTATTGATAAAAATGCGCAATATGACAGCTTATGCGTTCTGGAAAAGCTCAAAAGTAGGTATTTATAG
- a CDS encoding winged helix-turn-helix transcriptional regulator codes for MSHSIKESSTNQANKQQLAQRCNVNDTLSYIGKRWLMAILYEISIGHKQFSSLAGQLTGISEHILASRVRELEKESLITKALVPNTTPTQIHYTVTPKGYALLEVIDNLHRWSDSWKSEQ; via the coding sequence ATGTCACATAGCATCAAGGAATCCTCAACAAATCAGGCCAACAAGCAGCAACTGGCTCAGCGCTGTAATGTCAACGATACCCTAAGCTATATCGGAAAGCGCTGGCTAATGGCCATCCTGTATGAAATATCGATTGGACATAAGCAATTTTCTAGCCTAGCCGGCCAACTTACGGGCATTTCCGAGCATATACTTGCCTCAAGGGTCCGAGAGCTTGAAAAAGAATCCTTGATCACCAAAGCATTAGTACCAAATACTACGCCCACGCAAATTCATTACACAGTAACCCCAAAAGGATATGCTTTACTGGAGGTCATTGATAACCTACATCGATGGAGCGACAGCTGGAAATCCGAGCAATAA
- a CDS encoding winged helix-turn-helix transcriptional regulator: MSENAFNKDCRKDVRAVHDAMDVLNGKWKISVIAVLCYSKERRFSEILSDIEGISNKMLSKELKELESDRLVKRTVLDTQPIAVSYELTPYGKSLKEVIMHLARWGSEHRQHIIG; encoded by the coding sequence ATGTCGGAAAACGCATTTAATAAAGATTGTAGGAAAGATGTTAGAGCGGTTCATGATGCCATGGATGTACTTAACGGGAAGTGGAAGATTTCCGTCATTGCTGTATTATGTTATAGTAAGGAGCGCAGGTTTTCGGAAATACTTTCGGATATCGAGGGTATTTCCAATAAAATGCTAAGTAAAGAGCTCAAGGAACTTGAATCAGACCGTCTGGTCAAACGCACAGTACTCGATACCCAGCCCATAGCGGTTAGTTATGAGCTCACCCCATACGGAAAAAGTTTAAAAGAAGTGATTATGCATCTCGCCCGCTGGGGTTCGGAACATCGTCAACATATCATTGGCTAA
- a CDS encoding IS256 family transposase: MSIKESDFDFESMKDKALEQLRSGESLYGKNGAFAPLMKKFLEAALEAEMESHMDEAQRSSGNRRNGKSSKQIRTSDGTIDIETPRDRRSTFEPQLVKKRETILAESLEKKILGTYGLGISLRDISNHIKEMYDTDISHSTLSSITDKIIPEIKEWQSRSLDSLYTIVWMDAMHYKVKEDHRFVSRAVYNILGIDRNGYKHLLGMYVSENEGANFWLSVLTDLQNRGVEDILIACIDNLKGFSEAIQSIFPDTEVQTCVVHQIRNSLKYVASKDQKEFMNDLKPVYRADTLDLAGLRMDELQDKWGEKYPVVIDSWRRNWDRLTTYFRYDKYIRKLIYTTNTIEGFHRQVRKVTKTKGAFTSDMALLKLVYLAHKNIKKKWTMPLANWGTTAQKLAIWFPGRMVLDLQ; this comes from the coding sequence ATGAGTATTAAAGAAAGCGATTTTGATTTTGAGTCCATGAAGGATAAAGCTCTAGAGCAGTTACGCAGCGGAGAATCACTTTATGGCAAGAATGGAGCTTTTGCTCCATTAATGAAAAAGTTTTTAGAAGCAGCGTTAGAAGCTGAAATGGAGAGCCATATGGACGAGGCCCAGCGCTCCAGTGGTAATCGGCGTAATGGCAAGTCCAGCAAGCAGATCCGAACTTCGGATGGTACGATCGATATCGAAACACCCCGTGATCGTCGATCTACCTTCGAGCCCCAGCTGGTTAAGAAACGCGAGACTATTTTAGCTGAGAGTCTTGAGAAGAAGATTTTAGGTACGTATGGTCTTGGCATAAGCCTGCGTGATATTTCGAACCACATCAAGGAAATGTACGACACTGACATCAGCCACAGTACACTTTCTTCCATTACCGATAAGATCATTCCTGAGATCAAGGAATGGCAATCAAGAAGCCTAGATTCTCTTTATACGATCGTGTGGATGGATGCTATGCACTACAAGGTAAAAGAAGATCATCGTTTTGTTTCTCGGGCAGTATACAATATCCTTGGCATTGATCGAAATGGGTACAAGCATTTACTGGGAATGTATGTTTCGGAAAATGAAGGTGCTAACTTTTGGCTGAGCGTACTGACCGATTTACAGAACCGGGGTGTGGAGGATATCTTGATAGCCTGTATCGATAATCTAAAAGGCTTTTCAGAAGCGATACAAAGTATTTTTCCCGACACCGAAGTGCAGACCTGTGTCGTGCACCAGATCCGTAATAGCTTAAAGTATGTGGCCAGTAAGGACCAAAAGGAATTTATGAACGACCTAAAACCAGTGTACCGAGCCGATACATTGGATCTTGCCGGACTGCGGATGGATGAACTTCAGGATAAATGGGGCGAAAAGTATCCGGTGGTCATCGACTCGTGGCGGCGTAACTGGGATCGTCTGACCACCTATTTCCGATACGATAAATACATCCGAAAATTGATATACACCACTAATACGATCGAAGGGTTCCATCGCCAGGTCCGTAAGGTAACTAAAACCAAAGGTGCCTTCACCTCAGATATGGCCTTATTGAAACTGGTCTATTTAGCACATAAAAACATTAAGAAAAAATGGACGATGCCACTGGCCAATTGGGGGACTACTGCGCAGAAATTAGCAATTTGGTTTCCGGGAAGAATGGTGTTAGATTTGCAATAA
- a CDS encoding SusC/RagA family TonB-linked outer membrane protein has protein sequence MKNSGIPLYSTCFVLLYFLLATTYAQVAPRPIVNASLEGTVIDARTKEPIEDVTIQLEAVTHSVKTDHEGRFQFVTGQKLPFKLILSHLNYEQTTLVASRSPIVIELNPIDKQLEEVVVTGVAQGVSRKKLSFALTKVDNESINTVPALDASTSLRGKVAGLRIDQSGGNAGASVYLRGAKSVSGDIEPLIVVDGFVTGLRLSDLNPNDIESIEVVKGAAASALYGTRGEGGIIQVLTKSGKGRGNIQISVDNELGYSSILLLPPTSDKHHFKVNPDGSFLLVDGARVIDYQENGFSVNLHPYKDAYDNTKNLLGPSSYYTNSFAVATSGEKSNIYLSGQNQNRGGVSPVVKADKRQNLLFNLGYKVSPKLSADLTAQYGYFNTPSSAVSSRSEGLLYSTLLVEPHINLAEKVADGKYVYLPQGSALSGQQWTNPFYRLSNAEYSYLTENLLLGGKLRYTISDHLNAEGALSLQTKNYNVEEYYPIGYQTITPDVELNNGNFGQQTLRSNTKNGQFQLNYNRTTGKVDWGLTAKYVYESSQATGFEASGRNLTGPVKSLHVTEPSTRQAGTSWEKTVNHGYFLNAKLAWADKFFVDALGRLDQSSRFGRDVGTAFFPRISAAYRLTEDIPLYPLTEFKVRVAYGQAGSLPPFGAKDSRVAISNSGGVSYTQNDNTDLKRAVTEETELGFDAILWSRLNVQFNYAFSNSTNDFISVPAFGPISGSANIYDNLGSVKSNSLELEVNGDVVSKQKFSWNTGLTFSKVRSTITSLGDVPEFTQNGYRKAVGASTSAIYGYSIHSDLGQLETNSEGFVTNAGNGTKRVEDYVVNEFGVLVEKAALGTANEAPVFYVNAATGNAKIIGEATPDFTVGFSNTFSYGPLSLYAVVDWQQGGEKFNETAQYLTYVYRSRFSDLSAEAGKPLNFTTQVFNASQVTDFWIEKTTYVALRELSLSYKLPTESLGLSKVLKNANLALIGRNLFILTNYQGVNVDGIGQDGFNYPSYRIISGKLTFNF, from the coding sequence ATGAAAAATTCTGGAATACCGCTGTATTCTACCTGTTTTGTGTTGCTATATTTTTTGCTAGCAACAACTTATGCGCAGGTCGCTCCCCGACCAATAGTCAATGCTTCACTGGAGGGAACCGTCATTGACGCCCGCACGAAAGAGCCCATTGAAGATGTAACCATTCAGCTTGAGGCTGTAACGCATAGCGTGAAGACGGACCATGAAGGCCGCTTTCAATTTGTGACCGGACAAAAACTTCCCTTTAAACTGATCTTATCCCATCTGAACTATGAACAAACGACTTTGGTTGCCTCACGTAGTCCTATTGTGATCGAGCTTAATCCAATTGATAAACAGCTTGAGGAAGTTGTGGTAACAGGGGTTGCCCAAGGCGTTAGTCGCAAAAAGCTTTCTTTTGCCTTGACCAAAGTAGATAATGAATCGATCAATACGGTACCGGCGCTGGATGCGTCCACATCACTACGTGGCAAGGTGGCCGGTCTTCGCATCGACCAGTCGGGCGGGAATGCTGGAGCCTCTGTTTACCTGCGCGGCGCAAAGTCCGTTAGCGGAGATATTGAGCCGCTGATCGTCGTGGATGGTTTTGTAACCGGGCTAAGGCTCTCCGACCTGAATCCCAATGATATTGAATCCATAGAAGTGGTAAAAGGTGCTGCTGCTTCGGCTTTGTATGGTACCCGTGGGGAAGGTGGTATTATACAGGTGCTCACAAAAAGTGGTAAAGGCCGCGGAAATATCCAGATCAGTGTGGATAATGAGCTTGGCTATTCCAGCATTTTGCTATTGCCGCCCACATCGGATAAACATCATTTTAAAGTAAATCCCGATGGCTCATTTCTTTTGGTAGATGGCGCACGGGTGATCGATTATCAAGAAAATGGCTTTTCGGTCAATTTACATCCATACAAAGATGCATACGACAATACAAAGAATCTGTTGGGCCCCAGCAGCTACTATACCAACTCTTTTGCCGTGGCGACTAGTGGTGAGAAGTCGAACATTTACTTATCGGGGCAGAACCAGAACAGGGGTGGCGTTTCTCCTGTTGTCAAGGCTGATAAGCGGCAAAATTTGCTGTTTAACCTCGGGTATAAGGTGTCGCCTAAGCTAAGTGCCGATCTTACGGCACAATACGGATATTTCAATACACCTTCCAGCGCTGTCTCCTCCAGATCGGAAGGGTTGCTTTATTCGACCTTATTAGTAGAACCACATATAAACCTAGCTGAGAAGGTAGCAGACGGGAAATATGTTTATCTGCCGCAGGGCAGCGCACTATCGGGCCAGCAGTGGACCAATCCCTTTTATAGGCTTAGTAATGCTGAGTACAGTTACCTAACCGAAAATTTGCTGCTTGGCGGGAAGTTGCGCTATACAATTTCTGACCATTTGAATGCCGAAGGAGCTCTTTCGCTACAGACTAAAAACTACAATGTAGAGGAGTACTATCCGATCGGCTATCAGACTATTACGCCTGACGTGGAACTCAATAACGGTAATTTCGGGCAGCAGACGCTGCGCTCCAATACTAAAAATGGTCAGTTTCAACTGAACTATAACAGGACAACGGGAAAGGTCGATTGGGGCCTTACGGCAAAATATGTCTATGAATCCTCTCAGGCAACCGGCTTTGAAGCATCTGGTCGTAATCTCACCGGCCCAGTGAAGAGCCTTCATGTTACTGAGCCAAGTACGCGTCAGGCAGGTACCTCTTGGGAGAAAACAGTAAATCACGGCTACTTTCTGAATGCTAAGCTCGCTTGGGCGGATAAGTTTTTTGTCGATGCGCTTGGCCGATTGGACCAAAGTTCCCGTTTCGGCCGTGATGTGGGGACGGCCTTTTTTCCACGGATATCCGCTGCCTACCGACTCACCGAAGATATCCCTTTATATCCATTGACAGAATTCAAGGTTCGTGTGGCATACGGACAGGCAGGAAGCTTGCCACCATTTGGTGCAAAGGATAGCCGCGTAGCGATATCCAATTCCGGTGGGGTGAGCTATACGCAGAATGACAATACCGATCTTAAACGTGCGGTTACCGAGGAAACCGAACTGGGCTTTGATGCGATTCTCTGGTCGAGGTTAAATGTGCAGTTCAACTATGCGTTTTCCAATAGTACAAATGATTTTATTTCGGTACCTGCTTTCGGGCCTATCTCGGGGTCGGCGAATATCTACGATAACCTAGGTTCGGTAAAATCCAATTCCCTGGAACTGGAGGTCAATGGAGATGTTGTTTCCAAGCAAAAATTTTCCTGGAACACGGGCTTGACCTTTAGCAAAGTGAGGAGCACGATTACCTCGCTGGGCGATGTCCCCGAATTTACGCAGAATGGCTACCGTAAGGCGGTTGGAGCCAGTACTTCGGCCATCTATGGATACAGTATCCATTCTGATCTGGGACAGCTGGAAACCAATTCGGAAGGTTTTGTGACCAATGCGGGAAACGGTACAAAACGAGTAGAGGACTATGTGGTCAATGAGTTTGGTGTGCTAGTGGAGAAAGCTGCACTGGGTACGGCTAACGAAGCGCCTGTATTTTATGTTAATGCAGCGACCGGCAACGCCAAGATTATTGGCGAGGCTACACCTGATTTTACCGTAGGCTTCAGCAATACCTTCTCCTATGGCCCCTTGTCGCTCTATGCGGTGGTCGACTGGCAGCAGGGGGGCGAGAAGTTCAACGAAACGGCCCAATACCTTACCTACGTTTATCGATCCCGTTTTTCGGATCTCTCGGCCGAGGCGGGTAAACCGTTGAATTTTACGACGCAGGTGTTCAATGCATCCCAGGTGACGGATTTTTGGATCGAGAAAACCACGTATGTCGCTTTGCGCGAGCTATCGCTTTCTTACAAATTACCTACGGAATCCCTAGGTCTATCAAAAGTTCTGAAAAATGCTAATCTAGCACTTATCGGTCGAAATCTCTTTATCCTGACCAATTATCAAGGTGTCAACGTGGATGGAATAGGGCAGGATGGCTTTAATTACCCGTCCTACAGGATTATCTCGGGCAAATTAACTTTCAACTTCTAA